The genomic DNA AAAAGTTTTGTGCCAAGTTGGGTATTTTTTTCAAGCAAAATAACGCGAGAACCAAGCTCTCCTGCGCGCGCGGCTGCCATCATTCCAGCGGGTCCACCACCGATCACTGCTAGGTTGTATTTATTCTTTGGCATTTTATTGAAGTAAATCTTGTTTTGGCTTGTTTAGTTGCTTGTCGTTTTTTGAGGAGATAACACTTTCTCCAGTCTTGTTCTCAATGTCTTTTCTCGCTTTTCCGGCTGTTTCGCCTCCTGCTCTTGCAACTTCTTTGTTTTCGTTTAAATTTTTTGGTTGTTTCTTTTTGGAAATTTCCGTTGTGGTCGCCTCGGCAAGCATGTTCAAAATAAGTTCAAGGTTTGTCATGTTATCCCTCAAATTTTGTTTTCGAAGATTTTTAAATTGTTTGTACTGTTTTACAGATTTTCCAGCCCATGC from Candidatus Falkowbacteria bacterium includes the following:
- a CDS encoding FAD-dependent oxidoreductase; the protein is MPKNKYNLAVIGGGPAGMMAAARAGELGSRVILLEKNTQLGTKL